The following proteins are co-located in the Apium graveolens cultivar Ventura chromosome 5, ASM990537v1, whole genome shotgun sequence genome:
- the LOC141660462 gene encoding uncharacterized protein LOC141660462 — protein sequence MDGENQNNNENQGNNDEGGNVFDQLAETLAVLVNQQPKPNIVSQFKRLNPPTFDGATDPAIVEMWIQEMEKAFGLLGSNEEQKVTLAVYQLQGSAYDWWLMEKRKNETTNLEENHEPYTWAKFKKALEDKYFPRTVRLQKERDFIRLQQGGRTVIEYEAEFAKLAKYASTLVADESSRARRLEEGLRSDIRNSVASFELQTYEAVLNKALVIERGLAESEKASDSWNKRRFTQTSGQSFQGGPLKKPHVYDNIGGQGDRETCTRCGKNHPDKVCRWNTGACFHCGEVGHKISNCPHNPPPPPRKEADNKMGKGRVFQLTGNDNYRN from the coding sequence ATGGATGGAGAAAATCAGAACAACAATGAAAATCAGGGCAATAATGATGAAGGAGGAAACGTCTTTGACCAGCTGGCTGAAACTCTAGCTGTACTTGTGAATCAGCAACCGAAGCCCAACATCGTCTCTCAATTCAAGCGTTTGAACCCGCCAACTTTTGATGGAGCTACAGACCCGGCTATCGTTGAGATGTGGATCcaagagatggaaaaagctttcGGACTTCTGGGGAGCAATGAGGAACAGAAGGTGACCTTAGCTGTGTACCAATTGCAAGGAAGCGCTTACGACTGGTGGCTTATGGAAAAGAGGAAGAATGAGACGACAAATCTTGAAGAAAATCATGAACCGTACACTTGGGCAAAGTTCAAGAAGGCTTTAGAGGACAAGTACTTTCCGAGAACAGTTCGTCTGCAGAAAGAGAGGGACTTCATTCGACTTCAACAAGGTGGAAGAACCGTCATTGAATACGAAGCAGAATTTGCAAAGCTTGCGAAGTACGCGTCGACCCTAGTAGCAGATGAGAGCAGTCGAGCACGAAGATTAGAGGAGGGACTTCGAAGTGACATCAGGAATTCAGTGGCGTCGTTTGAACTTCAGACGTACGAGGCTGTCCTCAACAAGGCGTTAGTGATCGAAAGGGGCTTGGCAGAATCTGAAAAGGCGTCTGACAGTTGGAATAAGAGGCGGTTCACTCAAACTAGTGGGCAATCTTTTCAAGGGGGACCACTCAAGAAGCCACACGTGTACGATAACATCGGGGGTCAAGGTGATCGAGAGACGTGTACCAGGTGCGGCAAGAATCATCCGGACAAAGTCTGTCGTTGGAATACAGGTGCTTGTTTTCATTGCGGAGAAGTAGGACATAAGATTTCGAATTGTCCGCACAATCCGCCACCGCCACCAAGGAAGGAAGCAGATAACAAGATGGGCAAAGGACGTGTGTTTCAGCTGACAGGAAATGACAACTATCGCAATTAA